A window of Mucilaginibacter paludis DSM 18603 contains these coding sequences:
- a CDS encoding ABC transporter permease gives MIRNYIKIAWRSLWKHKSFAFINITGMAVAFAAAILLALTAFYELSFDAFHQHKNNIYQIYREEQEAKGLENSSSLPIPLTPALKASFPDLVHISRFGDNGGSVIRYQNKEFNYSVRAVDEDFLKMFSFPLVKGNASQPLKNLNDLVLSQNTAKSIFKTEQPVGKVVEVRINNEWRAFNVSAIVDDAPKNSSIDFDALARFEQFPYYERDKNRWDSSTHIAYIQLPDHVSQNQFEQKLKQFAHQYFADNIKRLKNDGGQPDNEGEYLRFRLVPLTDIHFNKIVASAGSTNKFYPVLLLLISVFILFIATVNFINLSLGRAFIRAKEIGVRKVMGARLAQILTQFCSESFIICTFSLILGGLLVAWLLPYYQQIFNQQLSLAILKSGSVICYFTAGFVSISLLAGGYPAWLMSSYKITQTVKGKINTGRSNSMRNGLMMVQFVLSCLLIICTTIAWQQLNFLRQKPLGYNKNQVISIPIGDNIDPERALYLMRTQLAGKPEVVSITGTDMNMGRGRDNSSSNSMMSFDYKGKTVKSNWRRIDYDYIKTLGLTLISGRDFSKQFGNDTAAVVINQTMASQLGVKNPVGTYLPVDGEKLQVIGVVNDFNFQSLQKKIEPLTFVIQPKWGLSYIFVRVKPDNLPASMAAVTSTWKKINPKAESAASFLDENVDRQYKKEDRLSKIFVSGAMLTIIISCMGLFAIAVLVISQRTKELGIRKVLGAGVFTIVSLIVKDFVRLIVISAIIASPIAWYAMSQWLQDFAYRITISWWVFAFAGGIAILIAVITVSFQSVKAALANPVKSLRSE, from the coding sequence ATGATCAGGAATTACATAAAAATAGCGTGGCGAAGTTTGTGGAAGCATAAATCATTCGCGTTTATTAATATAACCGGTATGGCTGTAGCTTTCGCTGCCGCTATCCTGTTGGCCCTTACTGCTTTTTACGAACTTTCGTTTGATGCCTTTCATCAGCATAAAAACAACATCTACCAGATTTACCGCGAAGAGCAAGAAGCCAAAGGACTTGAAAACTCATCCAGTTTACCCATCCCATTAACACCGGCGCTTAAGGCCAGCTTTCCGGACCTGGTGCATATTTCCAGGTTTGGCGATAATGGAGGCAGCGTGATACGCTATCAAAATAAAGAGTTTAATTACAGTGTACGGGCCGTTGATGAGGATTTTTTAAAGATGTTCAGCTTCCCTTTAGTTAAAGGCAATGCCAGCCAGCCATTAAAGAACCTTAACGACCTGGTATTATCCCAAAACACAGCCAAAAGTATTTTTAAAACCGAGCAACCTGTAGGTAAGGTAGTTGAAGTACGCATTAACAATGAATGGAGAGCCTTTAATGTTTCGGCAATAGTGGACGACGCGCCAAAAAATTCAAGCATTGATTTTGATGCCCTGGCCCGTTTTGAGCAATTCCCCTATTACGAGCGTGATAAAAACAGATGGGACAGCAGCACCCATATCGCTTATATCCAATTACCCGACCATGTTTCTCAAAACCAATTTGAGCAAAAGCTTAAACAATTCGCCCATCAGTATTTTGCCGATAATATTAAACGTTTAAAAAATGATGGCGGCCAGCCCGATAACGAAGGCGAATACCTGCGGTTCCGCTTAGTGCCATTAACCGATATTCATTTTAACAAAATTGTAGCGTCAGCAGGTAGTACAAATAAATTTTATCCCGTTTTATTACTGCTCATCAGTGTCTTCATTCTGTTTATAGCTACGGTAAACTTTATTAATCTTTCGCTTGGCCGGGCATTTATCCGTGCCAAAGAAATTGGCGTACGTAAAGTAATGGGGGCCCGGCTTGCACAAATACTTACCCAGTTTTGCAGCGAATCGTTCATTATCTGTACTTTCTCGCTCATTCTGGGCGGCTTATTAGTGGCCTGGCTGCTGCCCTATTATCAACAGATCTTCAATCAGCAATTATCATTGGCTATTTTAAAATCGGGCAGTGTCATTTGCTATTTCACGGCAGGTTTTGTCAGCATTTCTTTATTAGCGGGTGGCTATCCGGCATGGCTCATGTCGTCGTACAAAATCACACAAACCGTAAAAGGGAAAATCAATACAGGACGATCAAACAGTATGCGCAACGGTTTAATGATGGTGCAATTTGTATTGTCCTGCTTACTCATCATCTGCACTACCATAGCCTGGCAACAGCTTAATTTTTTACGCCAAAAGCCATTAGGCTATAACAAAAACCAGGTGATCAGCATTCCTATCGGCGATAATATCGACCCGGAGCGTGCTCTATACCTGATGCGGACACAGTTGGCAGGCAAACCGGAAGTGGTAAGTATTACCGGCACCGATATGAATATGGGCCGCGGCCGCGATAACAGCTCTTCAAACTCGATGATGAGTTTTGATTATAAAGGCAAAACCGTAAAAAGCAACTGGCGCCGTATTGATTATGATTATATCAAAACCCTGGGGTTAACCTTGATCAGCGGTCGTGATTTCTCCAAACAATTTGGTAACGATACAGCCGCCGTTGTAATTAACCAAACCATGGCAAGCCAGTTGGGCGTAAAAAATCCGGTAGGTACATACCTGCCGGTTGATGGCGAAAAATTGCAGGTAATTGGCGTGGTGAACGATTTTAACTTTCAATCGCTGCAAAAAAAGATCGAGCCGCTTACCTTCGTTATCCAGCCAAAATGGGGGTTGAGCTATATTTTTGTGAGGGTTAAACCCGATAACTTGCCCGCTTCAATGGCAGCGGTTACCAGTACCTGGAAAAAGATAAATCCCAAGGCCGAAAGCGCCGCTTCGTTTTTAGATGAAAACGTTGACAGGCAATATAAAAAGGAAGACAGGCTCTCCAAAATATTTGTTAGCGGGGCAATGTTAACCATCATCATATCATGCATGGGCCTGTTTGCCATTGCGGTGCTGGTCATCAGTCAGCGTACCAAAGAATTAGGGATCCGTAAAGTTTTGGGCGCGGGGGTATTTACTATCGTGAGCCTGATAGTTAAAGATTTTGTGCGGCTGATTGTGATTTCGGCAATCATCGCGTCGCCAATAGCCTGGTATGCCATGAGCCAATGGCTGCAGGATTTTGCCTACCGCATTACTATCAGTTGGTGGGTGTTTGCCTTTGCCGGCGGCATCGCCATTTTGATAGCAGTAATTACGGTAAGCTTCCAATCGGTAAAGGCAGCTTTAGCCAACCCGGTGAAGAGCTTGAGAAGCGAATGA
- a CDS encoding ABC transporter permease — protein sequence MIRNYIKIAWRNLVNNKVYSALNIVGLAAGMAVALLIALWVANEYSYDRFLPDSDRLYQAKINFTSIHNGTHTQNAMSLPIAQVLKTQYPEIKYVAESDWFQNHDLLVGDKKLYINGGGVGSDFLKMFQYQLLKGSAASVLLDPYSIVLTESTAKALFGNVDPINKMIKIDNKDNLKVTGILKDLPHNSSLQFGYLFPFEYRVQSQDWMKTARTTWTNNSFQIFVMLQSGASYASLAPKIKDIVVKNSAKMRSVKPEIILHPLNEWHLYSDFKNGKVSGGFIDYVRMFSIIGILVLLIACINFMNLSTARSEKRAREVGVRKAIGSQRSDLIFQFLTESILITFIAFILSVILVQLALPSFNTLTGSVVSIPYGNPIFWIIMISYVLFTGLVAGSRPAFYLSSFNPVTVLKGAFKVGKAAALPRKILVVVQFSCSVALIISTVIVYQQIQHAKNRPTGYSADRLVMSDLSDDLNNRFDALKNELMQTGLIENVVKASSPITDIYSHTTVEDWPGKTAGDENVNIGTIFTADQYFKTMGMQLVEGHDFSPKYELDTTHVILNEAAISRMGLKDPVGKEISWNEHPGIKVKIIGVVKDALMDSPFTPVEPAIFAHGQWGTKAMYRLAANVNTHDAIAKIEQIFNKYNPAYPFSYRFVDDEYNQKFDLEVLVGKLAGIFAGLAIFISCLGLFGLAAYVAEQRTKEIGIRKVLGASIAQVWILLSTDFVLLVLISCLIASPIAYYFLHNWLQKYNYRINIGPGVFLLSAGAAIIITLLTISFQAIKAAIANPVKSLRSE from the coding sequence ATGATTAGAAATTATATTAAAATAGCCTGGCGCAACCTGGTAAACAACAAGGTTTACAGCGCGCTTAATATAGTGGGCCTGGCTGCGGGGATGGCGGTAGCCCTGCTTATAGCCCTGTGGGTTGCTAACGAATATTCTTATGATCGGTTTTTACCTGATAGCGACCGGCTTTACCAGGCCAAAATCAACTTTACCAGCATACACAACGGCACCCATACCCAGAATGCAATGTCGTTGCCTATAGCCCAGGTTTTAAAAACGCAATATCCCGAAATTAAATACGTGGCCGAATCGGACTGGTTCCAAAACCACGACCTGTTAGTTGGCGATAAAAAACTCTATATCAATGGCGGAGGGGTAGGTTCCGATTTTTTAAAGATGTTTCAATATCAGTTGTTGAAAGGGAGCGCGGCCTCGGTACTTCTCGATCCTTATTCAATCGTCCTGACAGAATCGACAGCGAAGGCACTGTTTGGTAATGTTGATCCAATCAATAAAATGATCAAGATTGATAATAAGGATAACTTAAAGGTTACCGGCATTCTAAAGGATCTTCCGCACAACTCGTCATTACAATTTGGTTACCTGTTTCCTTTTGAATATCGCGTACAATCGCAAGACTGGATGAAAACTGCCCGCACCACCTGGACCAATAATTCGTTCCAGATATTTGTTATGCTACAGTCTGGTGCCAGTTATGCTTCGCTTGCTCCTAAAATTAAAGATATTGTAGTTAAAAACAGCGCCAAAATGCGGTCGGTCAAACCAGAAATTATTTTACACCCGCTAAACGAGTGGCATCTGTATTCTGATTTTAAGAACGGCAAAGTATCCGGCGGTTTTATTGATTATGTGCGGATGTTCAGTATCATCGGCATCCTGGTTTTACTGATAGCCTGCATTAATTTCATGAACCTGTCAACCGCCCGGTCGGAAAAACGGGCCCGCGAGGTTGGTGTCCGCAAAGCCATAGGCTCGCAAAGAAGCGACCTGATATTCCAGTTTTTAACCGAATCTATCCTGATCACTTTTATAGCCTTTATACTCTCGGTCATATTGGTACAACTGGCGCTGCCGTCGTTTAATACCTTAACCGGAAGCGTGGTAAGCATCCCTTATGGTAATCCCATTTTCTGGATCATCATGATCAGTTATGTGTTGTTTACCGGCTTAGTAGCGGGCAGCAGGCCGGCATTTTATCTCTCGTCGTTTAACCCGGTTACGGTTTTAAAGGGAGCCTTTAAAGTAGGCAAAGCCGCAGCGCTGCCCCGCAAAATATTGGTTGTAGTGCAGTTTAGTTGCTCGGTAGCCTTAATTATCAGTACGGTTATTGTGTATCAGCAAATTCAGCACGCCAAAAACCGACCAACTGGTTACAGTGCCGACAGACTGGTGATGAGCGATTTAAGCGACGACCTTAACAATCGTTTCGACGCTTTAAAGAATGAGCTGATGCAAACCGGCTTAATAGAAAACGTAGTAAAGGCATCGAGCCCAATAACCGATATTTACTCACATACCACGGTTGAAGACTGGCCCGGCAAAACCGCGGGCGACGAAAATGTGAATATAGGCACCATCTTTACGGCAGATCAATATTTTAAAACGATGGGCATGCAGTTGGTAGAAGGCCACGATTTTTCGCCCAAATATGAGTTAGATACTACCCATGTAATTTTAAACGAAGCCGCCATTAGCCGTATGGGCTTAAAAGATCCGGTAGGTAAAGAAATAAGCTGGAATGAGCACCCCGGCATTAAAGTAAAAATAATTGGCGTTGTAAAAGATGCCCTGATGGATTCGCCTTTCACCCCGGTAGAACCGGCCATTTTCGCGCACGGCCAATGGGGCACAAAGGCTATGTACCGGCTCGCGGCAAACGTTAATACGCACGATGCTATCGCCAAAATTGAGCAGATATTTAACAAGTATAATCCCGCTTACCCGTTCAGCTATCGTTTTGTTGATGATGAGTATAACCAGAAATTTGACCTGGAAGTACTGGTAGGCAAACTCGCAGGTATTTTTGCGGGCCTGGCTATCTTTATCTCTTGCCTGGGCCTGTTCGGTTTAGCAGCTTACGTTGCCGAACAACGCACCAAAGAGATCGGTATCCGCAAAGTGCTGGGTGCCTCCATTGCACAGGTATGGATATTGTTATCAACAGATTTTGTTTTGCTGGTACTCATCAGCTGTTTAATTGCATCGCCCATAGCCTATTACTTTTTACACAACTGGCTGCAAAAGTACAACTATCGTATCAACATCGGCCCCGGCGTGTTCCTGCTATCCGCAGGAGCGGCTATCATTATCACTTTATTAACCATCAGCTTTCAGGCTATTAAAGCGGCAATTGCCAACCCGGTGAAGAGCTTGCGAAGCGAGTAA
- a CDS encoding ABC transporter permease — protein MIRNYIKIAWRNIMKNKAFSCINIFGLSAGLTCCMLIALYLHYETSYDSYHKNIDNLYQVGTTMIKKGKKDDNTAHTSPPISAALKQEFPEIAETARLVNLFTDEVNLVQYTTPANQKKSFLEEHGFIADPAFFKLFTYNFIEGQPDNALANPNTIVISENMAKKIFGNEPAIHKVIHVSSNMNGAHDYIVTGVFRPVNAPSHIDANFFLSLPGGGLDQYLQQQGNDFARNNMFYTYVLLKPGASAAKLESKFPAFIKKFAANDLKRMGRDKRQFLTPVKDLHLSSVLTSNVSSPASRTYLFVLASIALFTLLIACINFMNLSTARSSKRSSEVGVRKVLGAEKSDLVKQFLGESMLMTLIAFLIALLVTVLLLPVFNQVSGKNIVLSFGADKYMIGLFLGMALFTGFIAGSYPAFYLSSFNPVKVLKGKLTNSLAVASVRKGLVVFQFSISVVLIVATVVIARQMNFMRNAPLGFAKDEQIIVPLRSAAAKAMYSSMKSELKSNTNIVSVAASAYYPGIINPSDAAFYQGDGQTMADAKHTRLNYIDEDFLHTLDFKQVAGRFYSPQFKSDTGNVIIVNESAVKQYGFASPQKAIGKSIYYNVQGKQYPIQIIGVVKDFHYEDLHLPVTPYGFQLVTGKHDFNYLVVHAKAGSTTPALKAVENLWHKYDPNEPFEYTFLDDDFQKNYIADNRLQAMVSYFTIIAILISCLGLLGLAAFSAEQRTREIGLRKVLGAKVSSIVSLLSADFLKLIIVSIVIATPIAWWAMNKWLQEFAYRKPIDWTIFAYTTLITIAIGMATIGSQAIKAAIANPVKSLRSE, from the coding sequence ATGATCAGGAATTACATCAAAATTGCGTGGCGAAACATCATGAAAAACAAGGCTTTTTCATGCATCAATATATTTGGTTTATCGGCCGGCCTTACCTGCTGTATGCTGATCGCTTTATATCTACATTACGAAACCAGTTACGACAGCTACCACAAAAACATCGATAACCTTTACCAGGTTGGAACTACGATGATAAAAAAAGGCAAAAAAGACGATAATACGGCTCATACATCGCCGCCCATCTCAGCGGCCTTAAAACAGGAGTTTCCGGAAATTGCAGAAACAGCCAGGTTGGTTAACTTATTTACGGATGAAGTTAACCTGGTGCAATATACAACACCCGCAAACCAAAAGAAGTCGTTTTTAGAAGAACATGGATTTATAGCCGATCCAGCATTTTTTAAACTATTTACCTATAACTTTATTGAAGGACAACCTGATAACGCGCTGGCCAACCCCAATACCATCGTCATCTCCGAAAACATGGCCAAAAAAATATTTGGGAATGAGCCTGCCATTCACAAGGTCATCCATGTGAGCAGTAACATGAATGGCGCGCACGACTATATTGTAACCGGAGTTTTCCGACCGGTTAATGCTCCCTCGCATATTGATGCCAACTTCTTCCTGTCGTTACCCGGAGGCGGACTTGATCAGTACCTGCAACAGCAAGGGAACGATTTTGCGCGCAACAATATGTTTTATACTTACGTATTGCTAAAACCGGGAGCAAGTGCCGCCAAACTTGAAAGCAAATTTCCCGCTTTTATTAAAAAATTTGCCGCCAACGATTTAAAACGGATGGGACGCGATAAAAGGCAATTTCTTACACCGGTAAAAGACCTTCACCTGAGTAGCGTACTTACTTCGAATGTGAGCTCTCCGGCCAGCAGAACCTATTTGTTTGTGTTGGCATCCATCGCTTTATTTACTTTATTGATTGCCTGTATCAATTTCATGAATTTATCAACAGCAAGATCATCAAAGCGGTCATCGGAAGTTGGCGTACGGAAGGTTTTAGGTGCGGAGAAAAGCGATCTGGTGAAGCAATTCCTGGGCGAATCGATGTTGATGACTTTGATTGCTTTTTTAATTGCATTACTGGTTACCGTTTTACTTTTACCTGTTTTTAACCAGGTATCTGGCAAAAACATCGTATTATCCTTTGGTGCCGATAAATACATGATCGGGCTCTTCCTGGGCATGGCTTTGTTCACCGGCTTTATAGCCGGCAGCTACCCGGCATTCTACCTGTCGTCATTTAATCCTGTGAAGGTTTTAAAGGGCAAACTTACCAACTCGCTGGCGGTAGCCTCTGTTCGTAAAGGCCTGGTGGTTTTTCAATTTAGTATTTCCGTTGTGCTCATTGTAGCCACAGTTGTTATAGCCCGGCAAATGAATTTTATGCGTAATGCCCCGCTGGGCTTTGCTAAGGATGAGCAAATCATAGTACCGTTGCGTAGCGCCGCTGCAAAGGCCATGTACAGTTCAATGAAAAGCGAACTTAAAAGCAATACAAACATCGTTTCCGTAGCCGCTTCGGCCTATTATCCGGGGATTATCAACCCAAGTGATGCCGCATTTTACCAGGGCGACGGACAAACCATGGCCGATGCCAAACATACCCGTTTAAACTACATCGACGAGGACTTTTTACATACACTTGATTTTAAACAGGTGGCAGGCAGGTTTTACTCGCCGCAATTTAAATCGGATACCGGGAATGTGATCATCGTGAACGAAAGCGCCGTGAAACAATACGGATTTGCATCGCCCCAAAAAGCAATCGGCAAAAGTATTTATTATAATGTGCAGGGTAAACAGTACCCTATCCAAATTATCGGGGTAGTCAAAGATTTTCATTATGAGGATCTCCACTTGCCGGTTACCCCCTACGGTTTCCAACTGGTTACTGGCAAACACGATTTTAACTATTTGGTGGTACATGCCAAAGCAGGCAGCACCACACCTGCTCTTAAAGCAGTTGAAAATTTGTGGCATAAATATGATCCGAACGAACCGTTTGAATACACTTTTCTTGACGACGACTTTCAAAAAAACTACATAGCCGACAATCGCCTGCAGGCTATGGTAAGCTACTTTACCATCATCGCCATTTTAATATCATGCCTGGGTTTGCTCGGCCTTGCCGCTTTTAGTGCCGAACAACGAACCAGGGAAATTGGACTTCGTAAAGTATTAGGAGCAAAAGTAAGCAGCATCGTTTCGTTATTATCGGCCGACTTTTTAAAATTGATCATTGTGTCTATCGTCATAGCAACGCCAATAGCTTGGTGGGCGATGAATAAATGGCTCCAGGAATTTGCCTACCGAAAACCTATCGACTGGACAATTTTTGCCTATACTACCCTTATAACAATAGCGATAGGCATGGCTACCATTGGCTCACAGGCCATTAAAGCGGCAATTGCCAACCCGGTGAAGAGCTTGAGAAGCGAATGA
- a CDS encoding ABC transporter ATP-binding protein → MLSLKNISKYYNVGGAKTYVLNKIDLEIDGGEFVSIMGPSGSGKSTLLNVIGLLDAPSEGYHYFMGEAVHQLKEKQRAALYKANIGFVFQAYHLIDELTVYENIETPLIYQDVKSGERKALVADILDRFNIVGKKDLFPAQLSGGQQQLVGIARALIAKPKLLLADEPTGNLNSKQGEEIMELFRKLNKEDGVTIIQVTHSEKNAEFGSRVINLLDGKIDSSRQV, encoded by the coding sequence ATGCTATCACTTAAAAACATATCAAAATATTACAACGTGGGCGGTGCCAAAACTTATGTGCTCAATAAGATAGACCTCGAGATTGATGGCGGAGAATTTGTTTCTATCATGGGGCCGTCAGGTTCCGGAAAATCGACATTGCTTAACGTGATCGGCTTGCTCGACGCACCATCCGAAGGCTATCATTATTTTATGGGCGAGGCTGTGCATCAGCTTAAAGAAAAACAGCGGGCAGCCCTGTATAAAGCAAACATCGGCTTTGTTTTTCAGGCTTACCATTTAATTGATGAGTTAACCGTTTACGAGAACATTGAAACCCCTTTAATTTACCAGGACGTTAAAAGCGGCGAACGTAAGGCCCTGGTTGCCGATATACTGGACCGTTTTAACATTGTGGGTAAAAAAGACTTGTTCCCGGCACAGCTTTCGGGCGGGCAGCAGCAGTTAGTTGGTATTGCCCGTGCCCTGATTGCCAAACCTAAATTATTACTGGCCGATGAGCCAACGGGCAACCTGAACTCCAAACAAGGCGAGGAAATTATGGAACTTTTCCGCAAGCTGAACAAAGAAGACGGCGTAACCATTATCCAGGTTACCCACTCCGAAAAGAATGCTGAATTCGGCTCACGTGTTATCAACCTGCTCGATGGTAAAATTGATTCGTCGCGCCAGGTTTAA
- a CDS encoding TolC family protein: MNYFKYILPVLLFTTGIKTTFGQAADSVLTLPQCLDIAIKNNLLVKQSEIQMETSRINYQQARENLLPTLNGDITHSLSDGRSLNSFTNGYLNQQITSGNYSLNSSVVLSNGLTLQNSIRQTSLAYQAGKMDFQQAKDNLTLNLITAYLQVLNSEDQLTQANTQADVSKQQLLRLQILDKDGAVTPSQLYDLKGQYATDQLSVINAKNTLDLAKINLLQLMNVPYHKNVRLQRQASDQLPSVYVTTADEVYQKALSDLAYVKAATLRRQSAEKGVQVAKGASLPTLSLSGSLGTNYSSAATRSTFIDSSVVPTKSFINTPTGRQSVYAVQQNYNTSNIGYADQFKNNYGTSVSLGLSIPILNYFQNKNKIALAKLDLRNSQYIEQNTRIQLRQNVDQAYANMSAAFERFKLLNDQVNAFAESFRIAEVRFNAGALTSVDFLVVKGNLDRAKTNFINARYDYLIRSKILDYYQGRLSL; this comes from the coding sequence ATGAATTATTTTAAATATATACTACCTGTATTGCTGTTTACCACCGGTATCAAAACAACATTTGGCCAGGCTGCGGATAGTGTTTTAACCTTACCGCAGTGTTTGGATATCGCCATTAAAAATAACCTGCTGGTAAAACAAAGCGAGATACAAATGGAAACCAGCCGCATTAATTATCAGCAAGCGCGCGAAAATTTATTACCGACCCTTAACGGGGATATTACCCACAGCCTGAGCGATGGCCGAAGCCTGAACTCATTTACCAACGGTTATTTAAACCAGCAGATTACCTCGGGTAATTACAGCCTCAACAGCAGTGTGGTTTTATCAAACGGATTAACGTTACAAAACAGCATCCGCCAAACCTCGCTGGCTTATCAGGCCGGTAAAATGGACTTTCAGCAGGCTAAAGATAACCTGACCCTAAACCTGATTACGGCTTACCTGCAGGTTTTAAACAGTGAGGACCAACTTACCCAGGCTAATACCCAGGCCGACGTATCCAAACAACAACTACTACGGCTACAAATTTTAGATAAAGACGGTGCGGTTACACCATCGCAACTGTACGACCTGAAAGGCCAGTACGCTACCGATCAGCTCAGCGTGATCAATGCCAAAAACACGCTGGACCTGGCCAAAATCAACCTGCTGCAACTGATGAACGTGCCCTACCATAAAAACGTGAGGTTGCAACGCCAGGCGAGCGATCAACTCCCCTCGGTATATGTAACAACTGCCGACGAAGTGTATCAAAAAGCACTTTCTGATCTGGCTTATGTTAAGGCCGCTACCCTGCGCCGCCAAAGTGCCGAAAAAGGCGTTCAGGTTGCTAAGGGCGCTTCGTTACCTACGTTATCCTTATCCGGGAGTTTAGGTACCAATTACTCCAGCGCTGCAACACGTTCCACTTTTATCGACTCATCTGTTGTGCCTACCAAATCGTTTATCAATACGCCAACCGGCAGGCAAAGTGTTTACGCCGTGCAGCAAAATTACAATACATCCAACATCGGCTATGCCGATCAATTTAAAAACAACTACGGCACATCCGTTAGCCTGGGCCTGAGCATCCCTATTTTAAACTACTTTCAAAACAAAAACAAGATTGCATTAGCTAAACTTGATCTGCGCAATTCCCAATATATTGAGCAAAACACCCGGATACAATTGAGGCAAAATGTAGATCAGGCTTACGCTAACATGTCCGCAGCGTTTGAGCGTTTTAAGCTGCTCAACGACCAGGTAAATGCCTTTGCCGAATCTTTCAGGATAGCCGAAGTGCGTTTTAACGCCGGCGCATTAACCTCGGTTGATTTCCTGGTGGTAAAAGGAAACCTCGACCGTGCCAAAACCAACTTCATCAACGCCCGGTATGATTACCTCATCCGGTCGAAAATATTAGATTATTACCAAGGCAGGCTATCGCTGTAA
- a CDS encoding DUF4249 domain-containing protein, protein MKLSKLYIVFLLGTLLATSCNRVIDLKLGNDTGRLVVEGNITNIKGTQTVKLSQNVSFDNTNTYPAVSGATVTISDNTGNKYTLTEAPAGTYSVSQLAGIAGNVYTLNILTGGKTYTAASTMPALITLDSITSKNTVINSSKNRKQITVHYQDPLGVVNQYRFVMYVNGVQVKSVFAYNDNFNDGKYAHTDLRQTDIDIYPGDTVQVEMQCIDKNIYTYWYTLMQQQPNGPGGGVTPTDPPSNITPETLGYFSAHTTQTLTLVVKP, encoded by the coding sequence ATGAAATTATCAAAATTATATATCGTCTTTTTATTGGGCACGCTGCTTGCAACCTCGTGCAACCGGGTGATCGACCTGAAATTAGGCAACGATACCGGCAGGTTAGTGGTAGAAGGCAATATTACCAACATTAAGGGTACCCAAACGGTTAAGTTGAGCCAGAACGTATCGTTCGATAATACCAATACTTATCCGGCAGTATCGGGTGCCACGGTTACTATTAGCGACAACACCGGGAATAAATACACTTTAACCGAAGCTCCTGCCGGAACATATTCGGTAAGTCAGCTGGCCGGTATAGCTGGCAATGTTTACACCCTGAATATTTTAACAGGTGGTAAAACCTATACGGCTGCATCAACCATGCCTGCCTTAATCACTTTAGATTCCATCACCTCGAAAAATACCGTTATCAACAGCAGTAAAAATCGCAAACAGATCACGGTACATTACCAGGACCCACTTGGCGTAGTTAACCAGTACCGGTTTGTAATGTATGTAAACGGCGTGCAGGTAAAGAGCGTTTTTGCTTATAATGATAATTTTAATGATGGCAAATATGCCCATACTGATTTAAGGCAAACTGATATTGATATTTATCCGGGTGATACCGTGCAGGTTGAAATGCAGTGCATCGATAAAAACATATACACCTACTGGTATACACTGATGCAGCAACAGCCTAACGGCCCGGGCGGCGGCGTTACACCTACTGACCCACCCAGTAATATCACACCGGAAACACTGGGCTACTTTAGCGCGCATACTACGCAAACCTTAACTTTGGTTGTAAAGCCATAA